The DNA segment CACACGTGATCACTCGCCAAGCTCTGCCTCATCATGCACTTGCCTGGCTCGTGCTCGGTGCCAGGCTGAGTAAGCATTTTCTGGCAGCTGTAGGAGAGGGAAGGACATTCAGGGTGGAAGGAACTGCATGTGCAAAACCATGGAGGCCAGCAACAGGAGTGTTGATAGCAGAGCAGATCTGAGGGGGCTGAGACTGGGGGCTGGGAATTTACAGAGGCCTCGTCAACTATCCAGACCTGAGACGGTGGCAGTGGCTATTCGGTGTGGGACAGAGGAACCGGTTCCAGAGATGACAAGGAGGTAGCGCTAACAGGACGTGGCCATTATTCGGATGCCAGGCTGAGAGGAGGAGGAGTCTTGAGAGCTGGCCTCTTATTGGTGTGGGGTAGTTGGACTGAAGGTGATGCTCCTAGTGAGATGGGGAACCCAGGAGGATGACCAGGTTTGCAGGGAGGAAAGGTTGAGTTCCTTTCTGGACACCTAGAGCCTGATGTGCCTGTGGGAGGGGCCTCCGGGAGCAGTCCCATGGGCAGGAAAGAGGTCCAGGCGCACCGGAGTGTCCGCACCAGTTCCTGCTGTGGAAGCGGAAGACCAGGCCCATTATGTCATCTGTCTCACAACAACTGTGGCAGAGCTGGATTGATCGCGTTGTACAACTGAAGCTCTTACCAGCCCAAGAACTGGAACCAGGCCTCCTGATCCTAGCCCTGTTCATCAGGCAAAAGGTCCAAACTTGGGCATCAGGAGTGTCTGGGATGTATGGGTGGGTGGGCAGATGGGAGAGGAACTTGGACCAGTCAGCTCCGAAACCAGGTGAAACAGGTTTGCTAGACAGGCGGGAAGTGCTGGGTTCTGGGATGGGAGGCGTGGCCTGACCTCCACTTCTGTTCACCTGTGTCCACTGCTCTTTCTCAGACCTATGCAGAGATGGACCCCACAACAGCAGCCTTGGAGAAGGAACATGAGGCGGTAAGTAGGGGAGTGGGTCCTAACTGGGGGCACCCCTTCCCTACAGCATCCCTTGCCCCGACCGAGCCACCCCCTGCCCTTCACTCCCACCTCGCCCACAGATCACCAAGGTGAAGTACGTGGACAAGATCCACATCGGGAACTACGAAATCGACGCCTGGTACTTCTCCCCGTTCCCTGAAGACTACGGGAAACAGCCCAAGCTCTGGCTCTGCGAGTACTGCCTCAAGTACATGAAATACGAAAAGAGCTACCGCTTCCACTTGGtgaggctgggctgggccggGCCTGGTGAGTGCGGTGGTGGGCATAGAGGCTGAGGGCCGGCTGAGGCAGCGGCACTAGGCAAGGTCCAGAGCAGTTGAGTCCAAGGAAAAGCTGCCCCGGCTGGAGAGACCTGGATTCCAGGCCTGACTCTGCCTTTGCTGGAGTGACCCTGGCCAACCTGCTGACCCTCCCCAGaccccagtttcctcttctgtggaaTGGGAACCTTCTGGGGTCCCTTGCCCTCAGCACATGTTTATCAAGGCCAGTCCAGAGCCAGGTTCCCctgtggaaaagaggaagtaagcACAGCTCCGAGCTGTGGGACCATGAGGTGCGGACAGACAGGAAGCTTTAATCCACATGTAGGACCTGCTGGGGCAGGGCAGTGGCGTGTTTCCCACAGGGTAGAGACACTGAGGCAAATGTATGTGGTTTGGGAAATGCCCTTGTCATGGGTGCCGGCCCTCCAGAGTCCTCCAGAGCCAGGCTGAGCTGGACTTAAAACCGTCTCGCTGTGTGATGTTTGAGCCGGTTACTGTGCctcggtttctccatctgtagaaTAGCACCCGTCTCCTCAGATGGTTGGGAGTATTACTCGATGTAGGTAAAGGGTGGGGCCCGGGGTCTCCAGGTGGAGAGAAGCAGAGGCCTGCTGCAGGCCACACAGGGCGGGATGGGGCACCTAGCGGGGAGCCTTGGGGCCTCATGCCTGTGCCTCCCCCTGCccgtccccacccccagggccagTGCCAGTGGCGGCAGCCCCCGGGGAAGGAGATCTACCGCAAGAGCAACATCTCTGTGTACGAGGTGGACGGCAAAGACCACAAGGTGAGCCCCGGGGGGAGGCACTGTGACAGGTGGGGGGACACGCTGGGCACCTCCCGACGATCTCACGATCTCCCCGGCGCCATAGGGTAGAGGCTGGCCTCAGTGTGCGAAGAGGACTGTGGGCTGGTGCGCGGGCTGGTGCTCGGCCTGTGGTTGGTGCATAGTCAACTCGTGGCCCTGTGGTGCCAGCCTCGAGTTCTgggtttcccttctctccctgagGACTTGCCTTCTGATGGAGTAGCTTGGGGTGACTTAGGTTCAGGCGCTTTTGGAACCCAGAGTGGAGACTGTCTTGCCTCAGGCTGTTCTTAAaaactgctttctctttctgcctgaaGAAAAGGTGTTTGTTTTTCCTGGGTGTGAACTGCTTTGTGTGAGGTTTCCTGCTGGGAGCGCTCTGTGGCTCAGACCGCTAAGTTCCTTGTTCCTGAAGGACTTCATTGCGGCATTGCGGCAGGGTGGGGCCTTTGGGGCCTGCTTTGCTGTGTTGAGAACTTGACCCTTGCCTGGTCAGTCTGGGAAGGTCTCCTGGGGAAGTCCCGTGGAGTGTAAGACGCAGAGGCCTGGCTTCTGAGTGGCTCCTGGCTTCAAATCGCCCCGTCACTTCCTagctgaccttggacaagttacttaaggTCCTTTgttcctgtttcctcatctttaagacAGGAGTCATGCTAATAGTTAACTAACAGGCTTGTTAGTGGAGTAAATGAGACAGCAAAGTCAAGTACTTAGCACAGTCCCTGGCATCGAATAGGGTTTAGTAAACATGGGCCTCTGTCAGCCTTATGATAAGCAGCTTGTGAAATCTTAGCCCCACCAGAGCCCCCTGCTCTGCCCTCCTGAGCATGAATGGGGCTGCGGGCGgcaggaggggccccagcagGAGACCTGGGTGTTCTTCccagttctgccttttccagctttggGTCCTCAGGCAAGCACTCCCCACTGCCGCCCCCCAGAGCCTCCGTTGCCTCCTAAGCAAAATGGGTCTAGCAGTGCTGGGTTCACACAATTGTTGAATCCAACGAGAGTGGATGTAAAAGGTGTCCTTGATCTCTGCCATGAAGCCAACCTCCAGGTCCCACTGGCCCTCCTGGCATTGGTCTCTGTCCCGGTGTGGCTGACTGGGCAGACAGCTCAGGTTGCAGTCAGGCTCGAGGGTCGTCCATTCAGCAGACATTTACCAAGCTCCCAGCTTCACGCTTAGCCTTGAGCTGGGTGCTGAGGACACAGCTGTGAACAGTCAGAACTCATATAGCAGGTTGAATCCTGCCATAGTGCTCACCAGCCATGGGACCTTGAGCGAGCCACTGTCTCCTCTGAGCTTGTTTCCTGACCTGAAACAGAAGAGTTCGTGTCTGTGAAGATTGAGCTCCTCTTCAGCGCTCAGAAGCGGTAGCCGTGATTGGTCCAGCTCTGCCGTTACCTCCTTGAGTGCTCATAGCTCTCTGattttcagtttccccatccatcaGAACGTGACTCTAAGACTCCTTCCAATTCTAAACATGACTGTTCTGGTGAGGATCCCACTTCTCACCGTGCTGGCACTGGCTGCTGTCTGGAGCCTGGCACTTGCAGGGCAGGGTGGCAGCTCCTGCCCAGGCCTCCATGGGGCGAGGCGGAGGAGTTACGCCTGCTCCCTGAGCCTGCTTCCACCTCGCGACCCCTCAGATTTACTGTCAGAACCTGTGTCTGCTGGCCAAGCTTTTCCTGGACCACAAGACATTGTACTTCGACGTGGAGCCATTCGTCTTTTACATTTTGACCGAGGTGGACAGGCAGGGAGCCCACATCGTCGGCTATTTCTCGAAGGTGCTGGGTTGGGAAGCCCGGgttgagggagagggggagaatgAACCTGAAGCAGGGGCTGAGCCTCCGCAAAGGTCCTGACCACCCACCCCTACAGGAAAAGGAGTCACCAGATGGGAACAACGTGGCCTGCATCCTGACCCTGCCCCCCTACCAGCGCCGTGGCTATGGAAAGTTCCTCATTGCTTTCAGTGAGTGGTTCCCGGCCTGTCCAGGAAAGGCAGCTGTGGTGAGGGGTGCCAGGGCAGGGtgggtcctcagtttcctcatttccacTGTTGCCAGGTTATGAGCTGTCCAAGCTGGAGAGCACAGTAGGCTCCCCTGAGAAGCCACTGTCTGACCTGGGCAAGCTCAGCTACCGCAGCTACTGGTCCTGGGTCCTTCTGGAGATCCTGCGAGACTTCCGGGGCACTCTGTCCATCAAGGACCTTAGGTAAGGGAGGCACCTGGAACCCTCAGGAGGGAAGGACTCTCCTAAGATTGGCCGTGATGCTGTCAAACTGTCTCCTTGTCCCCTTTTGCTGTCCCAGCCAAATCCCACAAGGGAGCTCTCTCCAGCATCTGCTCTAATCCCTTTCTGCAGCCAGATGACGAGCATCACCCAGAATGACATCATCAGCACCCTGCAGTCCCTCAACATGGTCAAGTACTGGAAGGGCCAGCATGTGATCTGTGTCACACCCAAGCTGGTGGAGGAACACCTCAAAAGTGCCCAGTATAAGAAACCACCCATAACAGGTGGGTGGAGTCtgcccagggtgtgtgtgtgtgtgtgtgtgtgtgtgggcagagGGTAGATGTAAGGACTGCCGTGAGCCAAGGCCTCTGTTTTGCTGTCATCGGATCCCCAACCAGTCTGACCAGCTCCCAGGACCGAAGCCTggggcagccccctccccaggacccAGTCTACCCCTGTTCTCACCTCGAGGTGAAACCTGGTCTGGGCCCAGGGCAGAGCAGCCACTGCGAGCGGCCGGGCCCGGAGGCCCAGTCTTGCCTCTCATGCCTCTTCTCCCCACAGTGGACTCTGTCTGCCTCAAGTGGGCACCCCCCAAGCACAAGCAAGTCAAACTCTCCAAGAAGTGAGTGTCCTGTGCCTGTGCCCCTGCTGCTGGACCCGTGCCTCCTTGCACCCCAGCCTGTAAATATGTACAGACCTGTTTcgtcatttttttaataaagtaagtTCTGCCAGTGGCTCTGGActttggaggtgggagggagaggcccaGAGCGGATGGGCATCATTTCACGTCACACACACACGGCCAGTTGTGCTCAGAACATTTTACTCCATCTCGCTCCGTCTAACCCCGCACACCAGGTGCAAGTCGGGGCCCAGTTCCGGTGGGGGCTCAGTCCTCCGGAGTCCAGGAGTCGGGGCTCAGGGGGGCGTGGCAGCCAGTGAGGCAAGAGTGGGGCCTTTTCTGTCCTTGAAAGCATGCTGCCCAGAGGC comes from the Delphinus delphis chromosome 15, mDelDel1.2, whole genome shotgun sequence genome and includes:
- the KAT8 gene encoding histone acetyltransferase KAT8; translated protein: MAAQGAAAAIAAATSGVAGEGDPGPGENVAVEGTSPSPGRVSPPTPARGEPEVTVEIGETYLCRRPDSTWHSAEVIQSRVNDQEGREEFYVHYVGFNRRLDEWVDKNRLALTKTVKDAVQKNSEKYLSELAEQPERKITRNQKRKHDEINHVQKTYAEMDPTTAALEKEHEAITKVKYVDKIHIGNYEIDAWYFSPFPEDYGKQPKLWLCEYCLKYMKYEKSYRFHLGQCQWRQPPGKEIYRKSNISVYEVDGKDHKIYCQNLCLLAKLFLDHKTLYFDVEPFVFYILTEVDRQGAHIVGYFSKEKESPDGNNVACILTLPPYQRRGYGKFLIAFSYELSKLESTVGSPEKPLSDLGKLSYRSYWSWVLLEILRDFRGTLSIKDLSQMTSITQNDIISTLQSLNMVKYWKGQHVICVTPKLVEEHLKSAQYKKPPITVDSVCLKWAPPKHKQVKLSKK